The window ATTCAGTGCAGCTGGGCTTTAAATTTGATAATGATTAAGAGGTTTATCCCAAGATGTAATGAGTTTTTAAGATAAACAGTTCTGAAAAATTCCCAATAAGCTCCATGAAAATTATAAATTTAGATAATGAAAAGAAAGATTCAGATGAGTAAATTACATCAAATATTCGGAATAAAAGGGTCTCTTCAGAGCATATAATTTCTAAAATAATAGTAGCTTTCTTATGTTTGAAAATTAAAAATCGAGCTTAAATTATTATGATATTTCCTCACGTTTTTAAAATAAATATTCCTAAAAAAGCTAAAATTTTCTCTATTGAAATTATGAATTTTGTAGAAATAATTACTAAGATTTTCAAAATTTTTGATGAATAAATCTTATCAAATTCAAGGTGCAAATATGTAGTTTTAGAGTTGAGAATTACTCAAATAAAACCTACTTTTTTATGGTTAAAAACTTAAAATCGAGCTTGAATTATTGTAAAATTCCTTCAAGTTTCTAGGATAAATAATGCTGAGAAAGCTCAAATAATCTCTATTGAAATTAAGGATTTAGCCAAAAAAAACACATTAGTTTTGAAATTTTTAGATGAGAAATTTAGATAAAATTAGTGTAAAAAAAGTATAATTTCAGTGTTTAGAATTTCTGAAATAACAGATGCTTTCTTATGCTTGAAAACTAAAAAAGGAGTTTGGATTATGGTCAAATTTATTCAGTTTTTTTAGGGTAAATTATGCTAATAAATGTTAAATAATCTCTGTTGAAATTATAAATTTAACTGGATTAATCACGAAAATTTTGAAATTTTCAGGTGATAAAATTAGATAAAATCAGTAGAACAAAAGTATGATTTCAGGGCTTAGAATTACCCAAATAGCAGTTGATTTCTTATGGTTGAAAACTAAAAATTGAGTGTGAATTATGATTAAATTCCTTCAGTTTTTCAGGATAAATAATGCTGAGAAAGCTCAAATTATCTCTGTTGAAATTATAAATTTAACTGGATTAATCTCGCTAATTTTGAAAGTTTCAGATGAGCAAATTTCATTAATTCAGTGCGAAAAAAGCGTAATTTTAGTATCTAGAATTATCGAAATAACAGTTGCTTTCCTCCGCTTGAAAACTAAAAATTGAATTTGAATTATTGTCAAATTCCTTTAGCTTTTTAGGATAAATAATGCTGAGAAAGCTCAAATAATCTCTATTTAAATTAAGGATTTAGCAGGAAGAGTTCCATCAATTTTGAAAGTTTTAGATGAGAAATTTATATTAAATCAGCGTAAAAAAGTGTAATCTCAGGGTGGAAATTTCTAAAATAACAGCAGCTTTCTTATAGCAGAAAACTTAAAATCGAGCTTAAATTAGTGTCAAATTTCTTCAAGTTTTTTAGGATAAATTATGCTAAGAAATGTCAAATTATCTCTGTTGAAATTATAAATTTAATTTGATTAATCACGCTAATTTTGAAAGTTTCAGATGAGCAAATTTTATTAATTCAGCGTGAAAAAAGCGTAATTTTAGTGTCAAGAATTATCGAATTAACAGTTGCTTTCCTCCGCTTGAAAACTAAAAATTGAATTTGAATTATTGTCAAATTCCTTTAGCTTTTTAGGATAAATAATGCTACGAAATGTCAAATTATCTCTATTTAAATTAAGGATTTAGCAGTAAGAATTACGGGAATTTTGAAATTTCCAGGGGAGAAAACTATATGAAATCAGCGTAATTTCAGGGTGTGAATTTCTAAAACAGCAGCTTTCTTTTGCTTGAAAACTTAAAATCGAGCTTAAATTAGTATCAAATTTCTTCAAGTTTTTTAGGATAAATTATGCTAAGAAATGTCAAATTATCTCTGTTGAAATTATAAATTTAACTGGATTAATCACGAAAATTTTGAAATTTTCAGGTGATAAAATTAGATAAAATCAGTAGAACAAAAGTATGATTTCAGGGCTTAGAATTACCCAAATAGCAGTTGATTTCTTATGGTTGAAAACTAAAAATTGAGTTTGAATTATGATTAAATTCCTTCAGTTTTTCAGGATAAATAATGCTAAGAAATTTCAAATTATCTCTATTAAAATTAAGAATTTAGCTGAAAAAATTACGTCAATTTTGAATGTTGTAGAGGAGCAAATTACATTAATTCAGCGTAAAAAAAGTGTAATTTCAGGATGGAAATTTCTGAAATAACAGTTGTTTTCTTATGCTTGAAAACTAAAAATCGAACTTAAATTAGTGTCAAATTCCTTCAAGTTTTTAGGATAAATAATGCTGAAAAAGTTGAAATTATCTCTATTGAAATTACGAATTTAGGAGGAAAATTACGTCAATTTTGAAAGTTTCAGATGAGCAAATTTCATTAATTCAGCGTAAAAAAAGTGTAATTTCAGGATGGAAATTTCTGAAATATTAGTTATTTTCTTATGCTTGAAAACTTAAAATAGATCTTAAATTATGGTCAAATTCCTTCAGTTTTTCAGGATGAATAATGCTAAGAAATGTCAAATTATCTCTGTTGAAATTAAGAATTTAGGAGGAAAAATTACGTCAATTTTGAAAGTTTTTAGAGGTGAAAATTACATTAATTCAGCGTGAAAAAAAGCACAATTTCAGGGTGGGAATTTCTGAAATAATTGCTGCTTTCGTATGCTTGAAAACTAAAAATTGAGTTTGAATTATGTTCAAATTCCTTCAGTTTTTCAGGATAAATAATGCTAAGGAATTTCAAATTATCTCTGTTGAAATTAAGAATTTAGCAGGAAAAAATGCAGCAATTATGAAAGTTTTAGAGGAACAAATTACATTAATCCAGCGTAAAAAAAGTGTAATTTTAGGGTGGAGATTTCCGAAATAATTGCTGCTTTCGTATGCTTGAAAACTAAAAATTGAGTTTGAATTATGTTCAAATTCCTTCAGTTTTTCAGGATAAATAATGCTAAGGAATTTCAAATTATCTCTGTTGAAATTAAGAATTTAGCAGGAAAAAATGCAGCAATTATGAAAGTTTTAGAGGAACAAATTACATTAATCCAGCGTAAAAAAAGTGTAATTTTAGGGTGGAGATTTCCGAAATAACGGCTACTTTCTTATGCTTGAAAACTAAAAATTGAGCTTAAATTATTGTCAAACTCCTTCAAGTTTTTAGGATAAAGAATGCTGAGAATTTTAAATAACCTATAAATTTAACTAGATTAATTATGAAAATTTTGAAAGTTTTAGATGAGGAATTTAGATTAAATCAGTGAAATAAATGCTTAATTTCAGGGCTTATAATTACCGAAGTAGAAGCTGCTTTCATATGCTTGAAAACTGAGAATTAAGCTTAAATTAAGGGTATTATTCCCTCTCGATTTTAAGATAAATTAAGAGGTTAACAGGTTAAATTGTAATGATTTTGAAAGCCTCAGAGAGATTATATCAGATGAAACTGAATTCAATGGGGAATGTATTTTACGGGCAAAAAATAAAGTAATTCAAAAAATATTCAACATATTTAGCTGGAATTTTATTTTTGAAAAAGCCTTATTTAAAAAATCAGACTTTTTTATGGTTCAAAACTTTCGAATTTTCCATTTTCGTAAAATATGATAATCCGTTTTATTTTATTATTTTGATTTTCAGCTGCTTGATTAATGTTTTGCTCGTTTGTTTTTTCTAATTGCTGAGAATCGAATATTTTTTCGTTTGCTTTACTTTGATACGTTTTAACGGATTCTGAAGGGCTTTCAATAGTTGATGAATCTTCAAATTCTTCGCTGCCAAAACCTTTATCGTTATTTATCATGGTAAATAAATCGGGTAGGGAAGTAGGTTTTACTTTTCCTTCCGTTACTGGTTCTTCTGTATCAGGGAGCTCAGACTTTAGCATTTCACCATCTCCGGTAACCAACCAATCCCATAAAATTTCTGGAAAACGAGATTTTATTTTGATGATAAATTCTAGAGAAGGTTTATTTCTTCCTGATGTTACGTGAGAAATAGACGACCGTTGCACATCTACTTCATCTGCAAATTCAGAGGGAGTAAACCCCGAATATTCGATAACTTTTGAAATTCTCTCATTTAAACTCATACAAGAAGATGTAAAATTGTATTTACAAATGTAAATAATAAATTTACAAAACACAAATACAAATGTAAACAGTTTTAAATTGTTAAATATACAAAAGTAAACCAATTCAAATGATTGTAAATCAGTATTTTAGTGCAAATGTAAAATTTGATTAAGTAAACTACTAAACAATGTTTCCACAATCTATTGCTGATAAGATTCCACTTAAAGTAAATGAAGATATAGGATAGATAATGTAAATTTGAAAAATAATTGCGAGTAATCTACACTGTTAAATTCGGTTTTTAGTGATTAATGTGAATGTTTATCTTCTTTAAAGCTTACTAGAGTAGGATAGGACCCAGGATATCACTGAAAGGCAAGTTTTGTAAGTTATTTCTATTGGAAAAATGCAATAAAATGGGTGGCAGTTACTGTTGATAAGTGCTTTTACTAATTTTTAAGGATGATATTCCATATACGAATATTCATTTTTAAAGTATTGTACTAAAAGTCATATTTAAAGGTCTATTTTGTACGTATTAGGACGAATTAAAATTAAAGTTATCCGCAATTAACATTTGTGTATTGAGTTAAATAAGGATTTTTTCCACAAATTATTTGTTTGAGTTAGTTATACTCATTTTGCTAAAAATATCAATATTTTAACTTAAAGAATGTTTAATCTATCACTCTATTTAAATATTATAATTGATTGGTTTTGAATGTTTTAATTACTTGATATTTAGATATTGTTAATCCACAATTTAACTAACAGACAAAATGGCAATATGCTTTGTTTAGCAATATTACATGTGTAAATTTTATTTTAATACCCAAAATTGCTAATTTTGAAAAATGTAAATTATTATTAATGAACTTTAAACATTTCTACACTGCGAATCCTGATTTCCCTAATCGATATATTTCTCCTGAAAAATTATTTTCTTACTTACAGGCTAACCTCAAAGATTACATTCAAGAGATTGGAAGGTCTTATTTAGATAAACCAATTTATAAGTTAAGTTTAGGAACAGGTAAAATCAATGTTCTTGCTTGGTCACAAATGCACGGGAACGAATCTAATGCAACGCACGCCATGCTCGATTTGTTGAAGAGCTTTGATAATGCCCCAGAGTTAAAAGAAGAGTTGTTCAGTAAAATCAGTTTAGATTTTATTTTTATGTTAAACCCTGATGGTTCTGAAAAATGGACGAGGCTAAATGCGTCGGAGGTAGACCTCAACAGAGACTTTCATAACGAAGCAAGTAAAGAGATAAAATTCTTAAAGAATCTGGTAGCTTCAAAGAAGTATGACTATGCTCTAAATCTTCACGAGCAGCGCACGATTTTTACCACCGATGGAATTCATCCGGCAACACTTTCCTTTTTAGCGCCTTCAGAAAATGTAGAGCGAACTGTTACTGAAAACCGAAAAAAATGCATGGCGGTAATTGCGGGTGTTTACAATCACTTGAAAGAATTAATTCCTAATCAAATTGGAAGATATTCTGATGAGTTCTATCCTACTTCTACGGGCGATAATTTTATAAAAACTGGAATGCCGACCATCCTTTTCGAAGGCGGACATTTTGCAGATGATTATTCTAGAAAAGAAACTAGAAAATATTATACGATTGCTTTGTATTATGCTCTAAAAGCAATAAGTGAACTTGACTCTGATGTTACAGGTTGGGAAGCTTATCAGGAGATTCCCGAGAACCAGGAAACGCATTATGATGTAATTTACAGAAACGTAAAATTAAATACGGATCATGAATGCATTTTAGATATTGCAGTTCAGTACAGAGAAGTGTATGAAGAAGGTAAAGATGAAATTTCATTTATCCCTTTTGTGATAGAGGCGGGAGATGTGAAAAAAAGAAAAGGTTGGTTGGAAATCGACTGTACCGGAAAAAAATATATTTCCGATACCAAATATCCTAAACTGGAAGCAGAAGTAAATTTCAAAATAGAAGACTAAAAAACGCGGAACAATTTGTTCCGCGTTTTATTTTCATATTCTGCGATGCTGATTAAAATCCAAGCATATCAAAACAATATTTTAAGTATGATTAGTTAACCACTTTAATTCCGTTGGCTACGAATCTTATTTCTTCTTTGGGCTGAGTAATTGCATCAATTTCTGCCTGAGGTTTTTTAGCATCTTCTGCGTAATGTTTCTGCTCGTCAATAGAAGTTACTTTTCTTTCAGCAGTTCCGTCTAATACAACCGTTTTACCTTTCAAAGCTGTTGGAACGAAAAATGCGTAATCTTTCATTTTTACAAAAAACTGAGAATTGTCTTCAGTTTGAATCGTTAGCCAACATCCTTTTTTCTCACAAACATCGATTACTTTTCCTTTTACGGCTACGTTCTCAACTTTCTTATTTTCTTTCTTAAGCTTTTTGCCTAATTTTTCTACACTAATAGCTTTAGATTCTACAGTAGAAGCTACAGCCGAACCGTAAGTATCTCCAATGATTGCATTACCTTCGGGTGGACCCATTTTTTTCTTTTCCTGAGCGAAAGCTAAAGTTGATACGCTTACCGCTGCTAAAACTAATATTGCCTTAAATTTCATTATTAATATTTTCCCCAAAATTAACAATAATATTTGAATGTAGAATGATTATAAACTTGATAAATAACAGGTCGTTTAGAAATCGAAAACAAAAATGAAAAATAATTGCAGATTTATTTATATTTGAACGGAATATTTGAATATGCAGAAAAAACTAAAACTATGGGACGCCATTATGTTGGTAATGGGTTCGATGATTGGAAGCGGAATTTTTATCGTAAGCGCCGATATGATGCGAAATCTGGGTTCCGGATATTGGATGATTGTCGTTTGGGTAATCACCGGAATCATGACCGTTGCTGCAGCGATAAGCTATGGTGAATTATCATCACTTTTCCCAAAAGCTGGCGGACAATACACGTATCTTACGGAAATTTTCGGTAAAAAAATGGGTTTCCTCTACGGGTGGGGATTGTTTACCGTGATTCAGACCGGAACAATTGCTGCCGTTGCAATGGCATTCGGAAAGTTTACCGCATATCTCGTTCCTGAATTAAATAATGCCGCACCCCTATTTCAGAGCGGAACATTTCAGATTACGTGGATCCAAATCTTGGCGATAGCAGTAATTATTTTACTGACCTACATCAACACAAGAGGAGTAGAAAGCGGCAAACTACTTCAGAATGTTTTTACAGGATCAAAAATCATTGCTCTCCTTGGATTAATTGCTTTAGGATTCATCTTGGTAGATGTTTCTCACTTGGCTGAAAATTTCAGCTTTGGAACAGATTCTTTTAATAACTTAAAACAGGATGATAAAGGCGTCTTTTTACAGTCGGGGTGGGAATCTATCTCCGGAATGACTTTGATGGGCGGAATAGCCGCCGCAATGGTTGGTTCGGTGTTTAGTTCGGTTGCCTGGGAAAGTGTAACTTTTGTTTCTGGTGAAATCGAGAATCCTAAGAAAAATGTTGTGAAGGCAATGATTTTGGGAACTTCAGCAGTGATGTTGTTGTATATCGCAGTAAATTTTGTGTACATCAATGCTTTAGATAGAGATTCAATTGCATTCGCTGCCAATGACAGAGTGGCGGTTGCGGCTTCACAGAATATTTTTGGGAGCGCAGGAACGGTGATTATTGCTGTTTTGGTGATGGTGTCTACATTTGGTTGCAACAACGGATTAATTTTAGCGGGATCAAGAGTTTTTCAGACTATGGCAAAAGATGGGTTGTTCTTTAAGTCAGCTGTTGAGAATAATAAAAATCAGGTTCCCGGAAATGCACTTTGGATGCAGGGAATTTGGGCATCATTACTTTGCCTGAGCGGACAATACGGAAACCTTTTAGACATGATATCATTTGTCATCGTATTGTTTTACATGATTACCGTTTTCGGAGTAATTTATTTAAGAATTAAACAGCCGAATCTTGAAAGACCTTATAAAACTTGGCTATACCCAATCACTCCGATAATTTACCTTTTGATCGGAACCGCTTTTTGCGTATTGCTTTTAATTTATAAACAACAATACACCTGGCCGGGATTTTTAATTGTTCTTTTGGGGCTTCCCGTTTATTATCTTATCAATAGAAATAAAAAAACAGATTAATATTTTTTAGGAGCTAATTCCCGCTTTCACTACTCGCTTTTTTATTGATTTTTCGGCAGCAGCTTTACCTCTGCTAAAAAACCAATAAAAAGAGCTCAAACAGGTCGTTCAATCGGGGCTATAAAATTCGGCACTATTCAAAAAGTGTCACAGTCATCAACTGATCAAATTTAAGATTACCGATGTCAAGATTTCAAACCTTGACATTGTTTTTTAGACAGTTCAAATTAAGAAGTAACCGAAAAGTATTTATTTTAATTATCGACATATTTTTTCACACAAAATTTACTTCCTATTCTTGCAAGTAATTAAAGAAAATCACGAAGCTAATTTTAGAGTTTTTTTGTCAAGCTTAGCGAAGAAAATTTATTTGCCTTTGCATCTTAAATATAAAATTTTAAGTATCAATCTTTGCGTTAAAAATCTATACAAAATAATTGCTTGTATCTCTTACTTTCGAAATGAGATTGTCAATTATTACTTTTTAAAATTTGTATTGCTTTTTTAAGATAAGCTATGGCTTTTAACTATGTCGAATTTTCGATTTCCATTGAGCAAAGAAATACAATTGATTAAATATCACTTTTGAAAGCATCTTAAAAATGCACAGTGTTTTTACCGTGTTAAGGTTCTAAACCTTGACACGGTTTTTTGTAACAACCAATTCATTTATTTCGAATAATAAAAGTAAAGAATATAACATTTAAACAAAGAATCTTAGATTTTTAATATTCCATCACTCATTATTTCTCAAAAATGATTAAATTAGTATTTCATTTTTAAGTAACACCAAAGAAAAATAGCGAAATATCACTTATGGACACACCAAATTACAGAATGCCTTTTGTGCCTTCTACACTCATGTCTGAAGGGGGAAGTATAGATACCTGCGATATGGGAGAAAGCATCGCTCACAACATTATGCTTTTAATCACAACAAAAAAAGGCGAAAACAGATATGATGACAACTACGGAAACGATGTTTGGAATCTGGAATTCGATAATGGCGTAACATCAGCAGTTTGGGAAAGTGTATTTGTAAAAAGTCTTAAAAGACAAATCTTACAATACGAACCAAGAATTGTACAGCCGCAAGTTGATGCTCATGTAAAACTTGTAGAGCATAACTATGATACCAAAGAACATACGGAAATCAAGAAAAAAGTAAAAATAGGGATCAATGCAAAAATGGAAGCTACAGGCGAGCGTTTCAGTTTTTCTACCGAACTTTTTCTAAGCCCGATGTCCATCGACTAAATATTTATTTGTAAAAAGATTTTATGAATTTAGATCAGAATATTTATTCCAAAGAATCCGTAAAAGCGAGAATGCTTCAGAATGCTACAAAAGTTTGGGGACTGAAAAGCCCTCAGTCATTAGACCCTTTTGTAAAATTACTGATTGACGCATTCAGCACCGAAGTTTTTAAAGCGAATAATGAAATTCAAACCGTTAATGCAAGGATTTTAGAAAAACTTGCCAAACTATTAACACCTTCAATTTATACCCACCCGATTCCGGCTCATGCTTTAGCGTATACTGCTCCGTATGAGTCATCAGAAATTTTGCTGGAACATACCGAGTTTTTTTTCAAAAAACACATGAACTCCACGGTAAAATCGGAATCCGATAAACAACTGAACATTCCTTTTACACCCATTGGAAGCGTAAGAACAAACAAAGCGCAGACCGCCATTATGTTTGTGGGGAATACATGTTATAGTTTAGATGAGAGATTGAATAAAATTCCAATCTCAAGATTTCAGGGAAGACCTGAAGATTACAGGAAAATAACCATTGGAATTGATGTTTCGAAATTTACCAACGAAAAGTTTCCGAAAACACTAAGCCTTTACTGTTCAAATCCCGCATTTGAGCATCTTGATTTTGTTTACAAGCTTTTACCATACAGTACGGTTTCAAGCAACGGAAATCCTTTGTTCATCAAAGAAGGAATATCTTACATAAAAAATACTGAAACGGAAGGGTACGAACAGTTATTTCATGAGCAGTCAATAAAAACAAAAATTATTGATGATATTAAAAATATTTACCGTCATAGATTCGTTGAGGTTACGGGTCTTTCGAGGGATCTTTTCACTAAAGAACTTCCGGAGAATTTAGATTTCTTAAAAGGAAGAGAAGAAATTGAAAAATATCTGAACGGAAAAGATTTTTTATGGCTTACTTTTGAATTTCCACCACAGTTTTCGGCAGAGATTTTAGATAATTTTACTTTTGTTTTAAATGCTTTTCCGGTGTACAATCGAGGCTGGAAAAAAACAGAGTACAGTTTAGACATTATGGGAAATAATATTCCTTTGATTACCGAAGAGGCTGAACACTTTCTGTATGTAGACGAAGTTCAGGACGGAGATGGTAGAAAATACACCGAAATTCCTTTCACGCCTTCAGATAATCTTAAAAAAGGTTTGTACACGGTAAGAAAAGGCGGAATGGAACGTTTCAATAATAGAAATGCAGTTGATATGATTTCCAATGTTCTTGAACTGACAAGAGATGAAATTGCAGCTTTTTCATTATTAAACCGAGACAATGTAAAAGGAATGCTCGGTGAAATGTCTGATAAAATGAAATCAATGGTGCAGAAAGTCAACAACGCCAAAAGAAACATTAGACAGGAACTCAACTATGTTATCATGGAGCCTGTTGAAAAAACAGACCATACTTACGCTTCATTTTGGATTACACATTGCACTTTTGCCAATCATATGCGTCCCGGAACTGAACTTTCAAATCAGCTGAAATCACAGTCGATGATTTTGCTGACAGAAACAATTGGTGGTACAGAAGAGCAGAAAGGTTCAGACAGTATTCAGGCGTATAAATATGCTTTAACGACGAGAGATAAAATAATTTCTCTGGAAGATGTTAAAAACTATTGCCGTATGGTTTTGAAAGACGAATTGAAAGATGTTCGTGTAAAACGCGGAACCATGATAAGCAACAAACCAAAAGAAGGCTTCGTAAGAACTGTTGAGGTAGAAATTGTACCAAACAATTATTCTTTCTACGGAAGAATGTATTGGGAAAATATGGCAAACATTTTGCGGAACCAAATCGTCTCTAAAGCAATTGACGGAATAGAATATCTCGTGAAAATAAGTAACGAAGACACCGATTTTTTTGAAAATTAATTTTAACATCCAAATATAAAATATGAAAAAAGTAATGATGGTTGCACTGGCTTTATCGCTGAGTGCAGCAAGTGTAAGCTGTAAAAAAGGAATGGATAAAATTGGAAATGCCGTTCTGAAAGCCGGAGAAAACGAATCTCAGGCGATTATAGATTTTAATAACGACTTTTTAGATTCTTATAAAAGCTCTTCAAGACATATTGAAAATATTGTAAAGTATGCCGAAGCAGCCGTTAAAAAATCTAAAGGCGAAACGGTTTACAGCATGCCGGTGATAATTAGTTCTATGGATTATGCACTTAGTAAAATAAAAGAAGTCCCTTCTGGTTTTGAAAAAGATAAAACCCTTGTAGAAGCAGATTTTAATACTTATAAAGCGAAGAAAGAAAGCATAGGAAAAAAGTTTGAAGAACTAAAATCATATATCACGTCCGAAGATTACAAAGATGATAAAGGAGCAAAAGCTGAAGCTTTGAAAAAAGATATCGACGCAGAAGCTCAGGCATTTTTTACGGCGGGAGAAAATATTTTAACAAAAATAAAACCGGCAACCGATGCTGCAGAAGAGGTGATCCTTAAAGACCATCCGATGAAAGAATTTATACTTTCTTCTAAAACTTTGATGAGCTCTATGGATTCTGTAATAGGAGTTCTGGATAAACAATATACAGAAGGTTTTAATGAAGCCGAAGCTCAGAAAAAGTATGATGAGTTTGAAAAAGTAGTAGCAGATAATACCAAAAAAGTTTTTAACGTAAAAGAACAGCAGTATGCTTACAAAAAAACTGAGTTTGAAAATGTAAACAAAAAAGCCGCTGACTTTTTAGATAAATACCGAAAACTAATTAGAGATTCAAAATCTACAGGAAAAATTTCTGACAGTAATATTCAACAAATGGATTCTGCTTACGAATCTGTTTTGAATTCTTACAACTCGTTTGTGAAGTAAATTAAAATATTGATTAAAGAAAAGTACCGATGGATAATTTCATTGGTACTTTTTGTATGTAAAAACGGAGCATTTCTAGATATAATTATTAATTGCAAGACAATAATTCAAAATTAAAATAGATAAAATATCTCTAATTTCACAG is drawn from Chryseobacterium muglaense and contains these coding sequences:
- a CDS encoding M14 family zinc carboxypeptidase gives rise to the protein MNFKHFYTANPDFPNRYISPEKLFSYLQANLKDYIQEIGRSYLDKPIYKLSLGTGKINVLAWSQMHGNESNATHAMLDLLKSFDNAPELKEELFSKISLDFIFMLNPDGSEKWTRLNASEVDLNRDFHNEASKEIKFLKNLVASKKYDYALNLHEQRTIFTTDGIHPATLSFLAPSENVERTVTENRKKCMAVIAGVYNHLKELIPNQIGRYSDEFYPTSTGDNFIKTGMPTILFEGGHFADDYSRKETRKYYTIALYYALKAISELDSDVTGWEAYQEIPENQETHYDVIYRNVKLNTDHECILDIAVQYREVYEEGKDEISFIPFVIEAGDVKKRKGWLEIDCTGKKYISDTKYPKLEAEVNFKIED
- a CDS encoding DUF4920 domain-containing protein; this encodes MKFKAILVLAAVSVSTLAFAQEKKKMGPPEGNAIIGDTYGSAVASTVESKAISVEKLGKKLKKENKKVENVAVKGKVIDVCEKKGCWLTIQTEDNSQFFVKMKDYAFFVPTALKGKTVVLDGTAERKVTSIDEQKHYAEDAKKPQAEIDAITQPKEEIRFVANGIKVVN
- a CDS encoding helix-turn-helix domain-containing protein; this translates as MSLNERISKVIEYSGFTPSEFADEVDVQRSSISHVTSGRNKPSLEFIIKIKSRFPEILWDWLVTGDGEMLKSELPDTEEPVTEGKVKPTSLPDLFTMINNDKGFGSEEFEDSSTIESPSESVKTYQSKANEKIFDSQQLEKTNEQNINQAAENQNNKIKRIIIFYENGKFESFEP
- a CDS encoding type VI secretion system baseplate subunit TssF, encoding MNLDQNIYSKESVKARMLQNATKVWGLKSPQSLDPFVKLLIDAFSTEVFKANNEIQTVNARILEKLAKLLTPSIYTHPIPAHALAYTAPYESSEILLEHTEFFFKKHMNSTVKSESDKQLNIPFTPIGSVRTNKAQTAIMFVGNTCYSLDERLNKIPISRFQGRPEDYRKITIGIDVSKFTNEKFPKTLSLYCSNPAFEHLDFVYKLLPYSTVSSNGNPLFIKEGISYIKNTETEGYEQLFHEQSIKTKIIDDIKNIYRHRFVEVTGLSRDLFTKELPENLDFLKGREEIEKYLNGKDFLWLTFEFPPQFSAEILDNFTFVLNAFPVYNRGWKKTEYSLDIMGNNIPLITEEAEHFLYVDEVQDGDGRKYTEIPFTPSDNLKKGLYTVRKGGMERFNNRNAVDMISNVLELTRDEIAAFSLLNRDNVKGMLGEMSDKMKSMVQKVNNAKRNIRQELNYVIMEPVEKTDHTYASFWITHCTFANHMRPGTELSNQLKSQSMILLTETIGGTEEQKGSDSIQAYKYALTTRDKIISLEDVKNYCRMVLKDELKDVRVKRGTMISNKPKEGFVRTVEVEIVPNNYSFYGRMYWENMANILRNQIVSKAIDGIEYLVKISNEDTDFFEN
- a CDS encoding GPW/gp25 family protein encodes the protein MDTPNYRMPFVPSTLMSEGGSIDTCDMGESIAHNIMLLITTKKGENRYDDNYGNDVWNLEFDNGVTSAVWESVFVKSLKRQILQYEPRIVQPQVDAHVKLVEHNYDTKEHTEIKKKVKIGINAKMEATGERFSFSTELFLSPMSID
- a CDS encoding DUF3829 domain-containing protein, whose product is MKKVMMVALALSLSAASVSCKKGMDKIGNAVLKAGENESQAIIDFNNDFLDSYKSSSRHIENIVKYAEAAVKKSKGETVYSMPVIISSMDYALSKIKEVPSGFEKDKTLVEADFNTYKAKKESIGKKFEELKSYITSEDYKDDKGAKAEALKKDIDAEAQAFFTAGENILTKIKPATDAAEEVILKDHPMKEFILSSKTLMSSMDSVIGVLDKQYTEGFNEAEAQKKYDEFEKVVADNTKKVFNVKEQQYAYKKTEFENVNKKAADFLDKYRKLIRDSKSTGKISDSNIQQMDSAYESVLNSYNSFVK
- a CDS encoding APC family permease, which codes for MQKKLKLWDAIMLVMGSMIGSGIFIVSADMMRNLGSGYWMIVVWVITGIMTVAAAISYGELSSLFPKAGGQYTYLTEIFGKKMGFLYGWGLFTVIQTGTIAAVAMAFGKFTAYLVPELNNAAPLFQSGTFQITWIQILAIAVIILLTYINTRGVESGKLLQNVFTGSKIIALLGLIALGFILVDVSHLAENFSFGTDSFNNLKQDDKGVFLQSGWESISGMTLMGGIAAAMVGSVFSSVAWESVTFVSGEIENPKKNVVKAMILGTSAVMLLYIAVNFVYINALDRDSIAFAANDRVAVAASQNIFGSAGTVIIAVLVMVSTFGCNNGLILAGSRVFQTMAKDGLFFKSAVENNKNQVPGNALWMQGIWASLLCLSGQYGNLLDMISFVIVLFYMITVFGVIYLRIKQPNLERPYKTWLYPITPIIYLLIGTAFCVLLLIYKQQYTWPGFLIVLLGLPVYYLINRNKKTD